A window of Lentibacillus sp. Marseille-P4043 contains these coding sequences:
- the cotE gene encoding outer spore coat protein CotE, with protein MSFLDQEYREIITKAVCGKGRKFTQATHSVTPSHRPSSILGCWVINHLYNAKKKSEDTVEVNGSYDINIWYSYNDNTKTEVVTERVTYCDYIPLSVKDDNCLNDDYDVICKVVQQPNCLECKIANQGHKIVVEIEREFVVQIIGETKVNVRVSPKGHDYDDDDDWGFDITDDELSDVNPDFLNESSSSKD; from the coding sequence ATGAGTTTTCTTGATCAAGAATATAGAGAAATCATTACGAAAGCCGTTTGTGGAAAGGGACGTAAATTCACGCAAGCAACGCATTCTGTAACACCATCACATAGGCCATCAAGCATACTCGGTTGTTGGGTCATCAATCATTTGTATAATGCCAAGAAAAAATCGGAGGATACGGTTGAGGTAAATGGTAGCTACGATATTAACATTTGGTATTCGTACAATGATAATACAAAAACAGAAGTCGTGACAGAGCGAGTAACTTACTGTGATTATATTCCGTTATCTGTTAAGGATGACAACTGTTTAAACGATGACTATGATGTAATTTGCAAAGTGGTACAACAGCCTAACTGTTTAGAATGCAAAATTGCGAATCAAGGTCACAAAATCGTTGTTGAAATTGAGCGTGAATTTGTTGTGCAAATCATTGGCGAAACAAAAGTCAACGTTCGAGTAAGTCCAAAAGGGCACGATTATGATGATGACGATGATTGGGGTTTTGATATTACGGATGATGAACTTAGTGATGTGAATCCTGATTTCCTAAACGAAAGCAGTAGTAGTAAAGACTAG
- a CDS encoding RicAFT regulatory complex protein RicA family protein has translation MAEYTRTQILDQAKKLAGMLANTEEIDRFKQVEAKINENKKVQRLINKIKTLQKQAVNFQAYEKKEALKKVEEEIDRLQEEIDEIPVVQEFKETQIVVNDVLQLVTGTIAREVTNDVIESTGGDLLSGETGSKVNNGSACSH, from the coding sequence ATGGCTGAATATACACGTACGCAAATATTGGACCAAGCAAAAAAATTAGCTGGAATGCTTGCTAACACTGAGGAAATTGATCGTTTTAAACAAGTTGAAGCTAAGATTAATGAAAATAAAAAAGTACAACGATTGATCAATAAGATTAAAACACTGCAGAAACAAGCAGTTAATTTTCAAGCATATGAAAAAAAGGAAGCATTAAAAAAAGTAGAGGAAGAAATTGATCGTCTACAAGAAGAGATTGATGAAATCCCTGTTGTACAAGAATTTAAAGAAACACAAATTGTTGTAAATGATGTGTTACAACTTGTTACTGGTACCATTGCCAGAGAAGTAACCAATGATGTCATTGAATCAACTGGTGGTGACCTGCTTTCAGGTGAAACTGGTTCCAAGGTGAATAACGGCTCTGCATGCAGCCATTAA
- the miaB gene encoding tRNA (N6-isopentenyl adenosine(37)-C2)-methylthiotransferase MiaB — translation MNEQQRKEQAQIKQVDAADKKSGQDKPLSEKTSVDFAKYFETTYEPPNLNKARKRGRDKVNVHYDFGIPEDMENIGKGKKFLIRTYGCQMNEHDTEVMAGILTDMGYESTSDTNEADIILLNTCAIRENAENKVFGEIGHLKPLKLEKPDLILGVCGCMSQEESVVNKIMKKHQHVDLIFGTHNIHRLPQLVKEAMFGKEKVVEVWSKEGDIIENLPKARKGKIKAWVNIMYGCDKFCTYCIVPMTRGKERSRRPEDIIQEIRHLAAQGYQEVTLLGQNVNAYGKDFEDMMYGLGDLMDDIHKIDIPRVRFTTSHPRDFDDRLIEVLAQGGNLLDHIHLPVQSGSSEVLKKMNRKYTREDYLELVRKIRKAMPNATLTTDIIVGFPNETEEQFEETMTLVEEVGFEAAYTFIYSPREGTPAARKKDDVPEEVKKQRLYRLNDLVNKQSAESMKQYDNKIVKVLVEGESKKDPDVLAGYTERNKLVNFKGPKSAIGKIVEVEITEAKTWSLNGIMVENTVEVN, via the coding sequence ATGAATGAACAACAACGAAAAGAGCAGGCGCAAATTAAACAAGTAGATGCCGCGGACAAAAAATCCGGACAGGACAAACCATTAAGTGAAAAAACAAGTGTGGATTTTGCGAAATACTTTGAAACAACCTATGAACCACCAAACCTTAATAAAGCACGTAAACGAGGTCGAGATAAAGTAAACGTGCATTATGATTTTGGCATTCCAGAAGACATGGAGAACATTGGAAAAGGCAAAAAGTTTCTTATCCGTACATATGGCTGTCAAATGAATGAACATGATACAGAAGTTATGGCAGGTATTTTAACAGATATGGGCTATGAGTCAACTTCTGATACAAATGAGGCAGACATTATTTTGTTAAATACATGTGCGATACGGGAAAATGCCGAAAACAAAGTATTTGGCGAGATCGGTCATTTAAAACCGTTAAAGCTGGAAAAACCAGATTTGATTTTAGGTGTTTGTGGATGTATGTCACAAGAAGAATCTGTTGTGAATAAAATCATGAAGAAGCATCAACATGTAGATTTGATTTTTGGAACGCACAACATTCATCGCCTTCCACAGTTAGTGAAAGAAGCCATGTTTGGCAAGGAAAAAGTTGTCGAGGTATGGTCCAAAGAAGGCGATATTATTGAAAACCTTCCAAAAGCACGTAAGGGAAAAATTAAAGCATGGGTAAATATTATGTATGGCTGTGACAAGTTCTGTACATATTGTATTGTACCGATGACCCGTGGTAAAGAACGCAGTCGCAGGCCAGAGGATATTATTCAAGAAATTCGCCATCTGGCTGCACAGGGCTATCAAGAAGTGACATTACTTGGTCAAAATGTGAATGCTTACGGAAAAGATTTCGAGGATATGATGTATGGGCTAGGGGATTTAATGGATGATATCCATAAAATTGATATTCCACGAGTTCGTTTTACAACGTCACACCCGCGTGATTTTGATGATCGCTTAATCGAAGTACTTGCCCAAGGCGGTAATTTGCTTGATCACATTCACTTACCTGTCCAATCTGGTAGTAGTGAAGTGTTGAAGAAAATGAACCGTAAATATACCCGGGAAGACTATTTAGAATTGGTCCGTAAAATCCGTAAGGCCATGCCAAACGCTACATTAACAACCGATATCATCGTTGGCTTCCCAAATGAAACAGAGGAACAATTTGAGGAAACAATGACACTTGTTGAAGAAGTTGGTTTTGAAGCGGCATATACATTTATTTATTCACCTCGTGAAGGTACACCAGCAGCACGCAAAAAGGATGATGTGCCGGAAGAAGTGAAGAAGCAGCGTCTCTATCGTTTAAATGACCTTGTGAATAAACAATCAGCCGAATCAATGAAACAATACGACAATAAAATCGTAAAGGTACTTGTAGAGGGTGAGAGTAAAAAAGATCCGGATGTTCTTGCCGGCTACACGGAAAGAAACAAATTGGTAAACTTTAAAGGGCCAAAATCAGCAATCGGAAAAATCGTTGAAGTGGAAATAACAGAAGCGAAAACATGGTCATTAAATGGTATAATGGTAGAAAATACAGTTGAGGTGAATTAA
- the spoVS gene encoding stage V sporulation protein SpoVS, which produces MEILKVSAKSSPNSVAGALANVLRERGSAEIQAIGAGALNQAVKAVAIARGFVAPSGVDLICIPAFTDIMIDNEERTAIKLIVEPR; this is translated from the coding sequence ATGGAAATATTAAAAGTGTCAGCTAAATCAAGTCCAAATTCAGTAGCAGGTGCACTCGCAAACGTCTTACGAGAACGTGGCTCAGCGGAAATTCAAGCAATCGGCGCAGGTGCATTAAACCAAGCCGTGAAGGCAGTAGCCATAGCTAGAGGATTTGTAGCACCAAGTGGGGTTGATCTGATTTGTATTCCGGCATTTACCGACATTATGATCGATAATGAAGAACGTACAGCAATTAAACTGATTGTAGAACCTAGATAA
- a CDS encoding TIGR00282 family metallophosphoesterase produces the protein MKILFIGDVVGSPGRDMVQEYLPKLKEKYRPHMTIINGENAASGKGITEKIYKQFLEWGAQVITMGNHTWDKKDIFEFIDDAKYMIRPANFPEDTPGKGIVFYNLNGTEIAVINMQGRTFLPPLDDPFRKIDELIAEAQKRTNIIFLDFHAEATSEKQAMGWYVDGRVSAVVGTHTHTQTADDRILPQGTAYITDVGMTGPYDAILGTERQAVLSKFLTNLPVRFEVDKKGRTQLNGFLVTINDKTGFASNVERILINDDHPFFS, from the coding sequence ATGAAAATATTATTTATCGGTGATGTAGTAGGCTCACCAGGACGAGATATGGTACAAGAATACTTACCAAAATTAAAGGAAAAATACCGCCCGCACATGACAATCATTAACGGAGAAAATGCGGCATCCGGGAAAGGGATTACGGAAAAAATTTACAAGCAGTTTTTAGAATGGGGTGCACAAGTGATTACAATGGGTAATCATACTTGGGACAAAAAAGACATATTTGAGTTTATTGATGATGCCAAATATATGATACGTCCAGCTAACTTTCCAGAAGATACACCTGGAAAAGGTATCGTTTTCTATAATTTAAATGGTACGGAAATAGCTGTCATTAACATGCAAGGACGGACTTTCCTGCCGCCTCTTGATGATCCGTTTCGAAAAATAGATGAATTAATAGCGGAAGCACAAAAACGGACGAATATCATCTTTCTTGATTTTCACGCGGAAGCAACAAGTGAAAAACAAGCAATGGGCTGGTATGTTGATGGGAGAGTTAGTGCAGTCGTTGGTACACATACACATACACAAACAGCAGATGACCGCATTTTACCTCAAGGTACTGCATATATTACGGATGTAGGGATGACTGGACCATATGATGCTATTTTAGGTACAGAAAGGCAAGCAGTACTGAGTAAGTTCCTCACAAATTTGCCTGTGCGTTTTGAAGTCGATAAAAAAGGGAGAACACAATTAAATGGATTTTTAGTGACTATTAACGATAAAACAGGTTTTGCGTCCAACGTAGAGCGTATTTTAATTAATGATGACCATCCTTTTTTTAGTTGA
- the rny gene encoding ribonuclease Y, with translation MDITLIISILLTLIVGIVVGYLIRKSIAEAKISSAENLAKQIVDEAHRNADAAKKEALLEAKDENHKLRQQTEDELRERRNEMQKQENRLTQKEENLDRKSETLDKRELLMEKKEQSLTEKQQQIEEMESKVEAMIQEQQTELERISGYTTDQARQVILERIEQEVTHESALMIKEAENRAKEEADKKAKSILSLALQRCAADHVAETTVSVVNLPNDEMKGRIIGREGRNIRTLETLTGIDLIIDDTPEAVILSGFDPIRRETARMALEKLVQDGRIHPARIEEMVDKARREVDEYIREVGEETTFEVGVHGLHPDLIKILGRLKYRTSYGQNVLKHSTEVAYLAGLLAAELGEDETLARRAGLLHDIGKAIDHEVEGSHVEIGKELAMKYKEHEVVINSIASHHGDEEPTSIISVLVAAADALSAARPGARSETLENYIKRLEKLEEISESFTGVEKSFAIQAGREIRIMVKPDEIDDIESVRIARDIRKRIEGELDYPGHIKVTVIRETRAVEYAK, from the coding sequence GTGGATATTACTTTGATCATCTCCATTTTGCTTACCCTAATCGTCGGTATTGTTGTTGGTTATCTGATTCGTAAATCTATTGCAGAAGCTAAAATTTCTAGTGCAGAAAATTTAGCAAAGCAAATAGTTGATGAAGCACATCGAAATGCAGATGCCGCTAAGAAAGAGGCACTTCTTGAGGCGAAAGATGAAAATCATAAACTTCGCCAGCAGACAGAGGATGAATTACGAGAAAGACGAAACGAAATGCAAAAACAGGAAAATCGTCTGACACAAAAAGAAGAGAATCTGGACAGGAAAAGTGAAACACTGGACAAGCGTGAACTCTTGATGGAGAAAAAGGAACAATCGCTTACAGAAAAACAACAACAAATTGAAGAAATGGAAAGCAAAGTGGAAGCTATGATACAAGAGCAGCAAACGGAGCTTGAACGCATTTCAGGATATACAACTGACCAGGCAAGACAGGTAATTTTAGAGCGTATTGAACAAGAGGTGACACACGAGTCAGCATTAATGATAAAAGAAGCTGAAAATCGTGCTAAAGAAGAAGCTGATAAAAAAGCAAAAAGTATTCTTTCCCTTGCGTTACAACGTTGTGCTGCAGACCACGTTGCTGAAACAACCGTATCTGTTGTAAACCTTCCAAATGATGAAATGAAAGGACGTATTATCGGACGTGAAGGTCGTAATATACGTACATTAGAAACGTTAACAGGAATCGATTTAATCATCGATGATACACCGGAAGCAGTTATTTTATCAGGATTCGACCCAATTCGTAGAGAAACTGCTCGTATGGCTTTAGAAAAGCTCGTACAGGATGGTAGAATTCACCCTGCAAGGATTGAAGAAATGGTGGATAAAGCCAGACGCGAGGTTGATGAATATATACGGGAAGTTGGCGAGGAAACAACATTTGAAGTTGGGGTGCATGGTCTACATCCAGATTTAATTAAAATTCTTGGTCGTTTAAAATACCGTACAAGCTATGGTCAAAATGTGTTGAAGCATTCTACTGAGGTGGCATATTTAGCTGGGCTGCTTGCTGCAGAATTAGGTGAAGATGAAACACTTGCAAGACGTGCTGGCTTGCTTCATGATATCGGTAAAGCGATTGATCATGAAGTAGAAGGTAGCCACGTAGAAATTGGTAAAGAACTTGCAATGAAGTATAAAGAACATGAAGTTGTAATCAATTCGATTGCTTCCCACCATGGCGATGAGGAACCTACTTCAATCATTTCTGTCCTTGTAGCTGCAGCAGATGCACTTTCTGCAGCTAGACCTGGAGCAAGAAGTGAAACGCTTGAGAACTACATTAAGCGCTTGGAGAAATTAGAAGAGATTTCAGAATCGTTTACAGGTGTAGAAAAATCGTTTGCAATTCAGGCAGGAAGAGAAATTCGTATAATGGTTAAACCTGATGAAATCGACGACATTGAATCGGTACGAATAGCACGGGATATTCGCAAACGGATTGAAGGGGAACTCGATTACCCAGGGCATATAAAAGTAACGGTTATTCGAGAAACAAGAGCAGTTGAATATGCAAAATAA
- the recA gene encoding recombinase RecA produces the protein MSDRKQALDMALRQIEKQFGKGSIMKLGEQPLQKIETIPSGSLALDVALGIGGYPRGRVVEIYGPESSGKTTVALHAIAEAQRKGGQAAFIDAEHALDPTYARALGVNIEDLLLSQPDTGEQALEIAEALVRSGAVDILIVDSVAALVPKAEIEGEMGDSHVGLQARLMSQALRKLSGAINKSKTTAIFINQIREKVGVMFGNPETTPGGRALKFYSSVRLEVRRAETLKQGNEVVGNKARIKVVKNKVAPPFKQAEVDIMYGEGISKEGEILDIGSDLDIVNKSGAWYSYNEERLGQGRENSKQFLKENEDMMAEIHDAIRAHYNLDATDDESEETLEEQGSLDV, from the coding sequence TTGAGTGATAGAAAACAAGCTTTAGATATGGCGTTAAGACAAATAGAAAAGCAGTTTGGGAAAGGTTCAATTATGAAATTGGGTGAGCAACCCCTGCAAAAGATAGAAACGATCCCTAGTGGCTCATTAGCGTTAGACGTAGCACTAGGTATAGGTGGCTACCCTCGTGGACGTGTTGTAGAAATTTATGGTCCAGAATCATCAGGTAAAACGACTGTGGCACTTCATGCAATTGCCGAAGCACAGCGAAAAGGTGGGCAAGCGGCATTTATCGATGCCGAACATGCGCTCGATCCAACTTATGCCCGTGCCTTAGGTGTTAATATTGAAGATTTGCTTTTGTCACAACCAGATACAGGTGAGCAGGCGTTGGAAATTGCGGAGGCACTTGTGCGTAGTGGTGCTGTAGATATTTTAATCGTGGACTCTGTTGCGGCTTTAGTTCCAAAAGCAGAAATTGAAGGGGAGATGGGAGACTCTCATGTAGGTTTGCAAGCACGTTTAATGTCGCAAGCATTGAGAAAACTATCAGGTGCCATCAATAAATCAAAAACGACTGCTATTTTCATTAACCAAATTCGGGAAAAAGTAGGCGTGATGTTTGGAAATCCAGAGACTACCCCTGGCGGACGTGCGCTTAAATTCTACTCATCTGTACGATTAGAAGTGCGGCGCGCAGAAACACTTAAGCAAGGAAATGAAGTGGTAGGAAATAAAGCTAGAATAAAAGTTGTGAAGAATAAAGTAGCACCTCCTTTTAAACAGGCGGAAGTAGATATTATGTATGGAGAGGGTATTTCCAAGGAAGGTGAAATACTTGATATTGGCTCCGATTTGGATATTGTTAACAAAAGTGGCGCCTGGTATTCTTATAATGAAGAACGTCTCGGACAAGGAAGAGAAAATTCTAAACAATTCTTGAAAGAAAATGAGGATATGATGGCAGAGATTCACGATGCCATTCGGGCCCATTATAATTTAGATGCAACGGATGATGAATCCGAGGAAACATTAGAAGAACAAGGAAGTCTTGATGTTTGA